The proteins below come from a single Natrinema sp. SYSU A 869 genomic window:
- a CDS encoding glucose-6-phosphate isomerase gives MNVDIGNALASVASPGVSRESLERLDEQVATAHERIERGMENGEHGYEALNLPQRTDPDEIRAAVEPVADADALITVGIGGSSLGAATIVNALESDTETVFLDNVDPEWISSELDRLPLESTAINVVSRSGTTAETLANFLVVREAFESAGVDWTERTIVTTGESGPLRDLAKRHDLPSLKVPDGVPGRFSALSAVGMVAAAVCGHDLEALLAGAAAERETLSGSLFDCPAYAYGATTYALDQRGAGINAMMPYAESLETSAEWFAQLWAESLGKDDLGQTPVRALGVTDQHSQLQLYRAGPRDKLVTFVTTEESTDRSIPDTDVEDLAYLGDATLGELLEAEFEATEASLAAAGRPNVRVELERIDEYELGGLLYGMEAACVLAGELYGVNTFEQPAVEWAKKATRGLLGGGDFEEAEAVAEKTELRVER, from the coding sequence ATGAACGTCGATATCGGTAACGCGCTCGCGTCAGTCGCGTCGCCGGGCGTCTCGAGGGAGTCCCTCGAGCGGCTGGACGAGCAGGTAGCGACCGCTCACGAGCGCATCGAACGCGGCATGGAAAACGGAGAACACGGGTACGAAGCGCTGAATCTCCCTCAGCGAACCGATCCCGACGAGATCAGAGCAGCAGTCGAGCCGGTCGCCGACGCCGACGCCCTGATCACTGTCGGAATCGGCGGGAGTTCGCTGGGGGCAGCGACCATCGTGAACGCCCTCGAGTCGGACACTGAGACCGTCTTCCTCGACAACGTCGATCCCGAGTGGATCTCGAGCGAACTCGATCGATTGCCACTCGAGAGCACGGCGATCAACGTTGTGTCCCGATCGGGGACGACTGCGGAGACGCTGGCGAACTTCCTCGTCGTCCGCGAGGCCTTTGAGTCGGCCGGCGTCGACTGGACCGAGCGGACGATCGTCACGACCGGCGAGTCCGGCCCGCTCCGAGATCTCGCAAAGCGTCACGACCTGCCGTCGCTGAAAGTTCCCGACGGCGTCCCGGGTCGCTTCTCCGCGCTGTCGGCGGTCGGAATGGTCGCAGCCGCGGTCTGTGGCCACGACCTCGAAGCGCTGCTCGCCGGCGCGGCCGCTGAGCGCGAGACGCTGTCGGGGTCGCTGTTCGACTGTCCAGCCTATGCCTACGGTGCGACGACGTATGCGTTAGATCAGCGGGGTGCTGGGATCAATGCGATGATGCCCTACGCGGAGTCACTCGAGACGTCCGCGGAGTGGTTCGCCCAGCTGTGGGCCGAGAGTCTGGGAAAGGACGACCTCGGCCAGACGCCGGTGCGGGCGCTCGGCGTCACCGACCAGCACTCGCAACTGCAACTCTACCGCGCAGGCCCGCGGGACAAGCTCGTCACCTTCGTCACGACCGAGGAGAGCACGGACCGATCGATTCCTGACACCGATGTCGAGGACCTGGCGTACCTGGGCGACGCGACGCTCGGCGAACTACTCGAGGCCGAGTTCGAGGCCACGGAGGCCAGCCTCGCGGCCGCCGGCCGGCCGAACGTCCGCGTCGAACTCGAGCGCATCGACGAGTACGAACTCGGCGGGCTGCTCTACGGGATGGAGGCCGCTTGCGTGCTCGCGGGGGAACTCTACGGCGTGAACACGTTCGAACAGCCGGCTGTCGAGTGGGCGAAAAAGGCGACGCGCGGCCTGCTTGGTGGCGGCGACTTCGAAGAGGCCGAGGCCGTCGCCGAGAAGACCGAGCTTCGAGTCGAGCGGTAG
- a CDS encoding DUF5812 family protein, producing MTEKTSTFVVTHAEAESAVVRDVETAQVHTLASNPGLEIHDVLEATVAPEPPMEVTWEVIDVDDRRTIDLVDSDLEPTTHEKKIAAEADLGDLIQEERAGTGEIHVFSVPEGEVEPAAQDVLADEETISRAARLEAVRVEVRRSADDGVLSVRYLPD from the coding sequence ATGACCGAGAAGACGAGCACGTTCGTCGTTACGCACGCCGAAGCGGAATCTGCGGTCGTCCGCGACGTCGAGACTGCACAGGTCCACACCCTCGCGTCCAATCCCGGCCTCGAGATCCACGACGTCCTCGAGGCGACCGTCGCGCCCGAGCCACCGATGGAAGTCACCTGGGAGGTGATCGACGTTGACGACAGACGCACGATCGACCTGGTCGACAGCGACCTCGAGCCGACCACACACGAAAAGAAGATCGCGGCCGAGGCTGACCTCGGCGACCTGATACAGGAGGAACGGGCCGGCACGGGGGAGATACACGTTTTCAGCGTGCCCGAGGGCGAGGTCGAACCTGCAGCGCAGGATGTCCTCGCGGACGAGGAGACGATTTCGCGGGCGGCTCGGCTCGAGGCAGTCCGCGTCGAAGTGCGGCGATCGGCCGACGACGGCGTGTTGAGCGTGCGATATCTCCCCGACTAA
- the secF gene encoding protein translocase subunit SecF codes for MAYFDVPEIEYTRYSNRQLAAVPLAVLAVALLVLVGSFLVLGSPVPMGMDFAGGAELTVQTSTPQDDIDAAFDQNAEVRSTGGDNQYIVQFTESDLDTLRSQAESNLEPDGNADIVQSASATGATFSQENQWTAMLGLVVAFVGMSAIAFILFRTFVPSIAIVISAFSDLVIPLAFMRLTGIPLSLGTVAGLLMLIGYSVDSDILLNNHILRRSGGFYESTHRAMRTGVTMTVTSMAAMFVMGVAAFVLGIDLLASIGIILFVGLAADLMNTYMLNLSLLRWYKFKGVRS; via the coding sequence ATGGCGTATTTCGACGTACCGGAGATCGAGTATACCCGGTACAGTAACCGCCAGCTCGCGGCGGTCCCGCTTGCAGTCCTCGCAGTGGCACTGCTCGTCCTCGTCGGTTCGTTTCTCGTCTTGGGCTCGCCGGTCCCGATGGGAATGGACTTCGCCGGTGGGGCGGAACTGACTGTACAGACGTCGACGCCCCAGGACGATATCGACGCGGCGTTCGACCAAAATGCGGAAGTCAGAAGCACAGGAGGCGACAACCAGTACATCGTCCAGTTCACTGAGTCCGATCTGGACACGCTCCGGTCGCAGGCCGAATCGAACCTAGAACCGGACGGCAACGCAGATATCGTCCAATCAGCCTCGGCGACGGGTGCGACGTTCAGTCAAGAAAATCAGTGGACGGCCATGCTCGGCCTCGTTGTCGCGTTCGTCGGGATGAGCGCGATCGCTTTCATCCTCTTTCGGACGTTCGTGCCGTCAATCGCGATCGTCATCTCCGCGTTCTCCGACCTCGTGATCCCGCTCGCGTTCATGCGACTGACCGGGATTCCGCTCTCGTTGGGGACGGTCGCCGGTCTGCTCATGCTCATCGGGTATTCGGTCGACTCCGACATCCTGTTGAACAATCACATTCTGCGCCGAAGCGGTGGCTTCTATGAGAGTACCCATCGAGCGATGCGGACCGGTGTCACGATGACTGTCACGTCGATGGCCGCGATGTTCGTTATGGGCGTCGCAGCGTTCGTGCTCGGCATCGACCTTCTGGCATCGATCGGTATCATTCTGTTCGTGGGCCTCGCAGCCGACCTGATGAATACCTACATGTTGAATCTGAGCTTACTTCGCTGGTACAAGTTCAAGGGGGTACGATCATGA
- a CDS encoding preprotein translocase subunit SecD produces the protein MNPIDGVKQNWRVLLLVSFLLFAVIALFVPGGIVADDSVANESVDSGPTNLEFGLSLDGGTRIRAPVVGMTAEDIETGAVSDSGQVDGDRIGEIESTLYEELDLDTADARVTVHDDGSVTAEVFTDNVTQAEFATALQSANVDASEDDIRDGVTEQTRNEMIGTLQTKINEAGLSGGSVYEQTTRSNNYIVVEVPNMDSEELRSLLSERGVVEVVAYYPDENGTQTNETVLTQDQLANVDSPRQPQGPQGRSQGYMVPIQVSEEAAPEFQRQMEEYGFLDEGYTSQGACNLPEENGNIRFDHEGQQYCLLTVSDGEVVDAHSMGSLADGMIAGTWVNDPTFQMGAPSQQEAQSLSVNLRAGSLRAPLDLSPESAQVYSITPSHADQFKQYSLLIGLLSVVTVSGVVYARYTDTRIALPMIVTALSEVVILLGFAALIRMPLDLSHVAGFIAVVGTGVDDLVIIADEVLDEGDVSSERVFQSRFRKAFWVIGAAAATTIVALSPLAVLSLGDLKGFAIITILGVLIGVLITRPAYGDILRRLLTDR, from the coding sequence ATGAACCCGATAGACGGCGTCAAGCAAAACTGGCGGGTCCTCCTGCTCGTATCGTTTCTCCTCTTCGCGGTCATCGCGCTGTTCGTCCCCGGTGGCATCGTCGCCGACGACAGTGTCGCGAACGAGAGCGTCGACAGCGGCCCGACCAACCTCGAGTTCGGTCTCAGCCTCGATGGCGGTACCCGGATCAGAGCCCCCGTCGTCGGGATGACCGCCGAAGACATCGAAACCGGCGCGGTCAGCGACAGCGGACAGGTCGACGGGGACCGCATCGGAGAAATCGAGTCGACGTTGTACGAGGAACTCGATCTCGATACGGCGGACGCCAGAGTCACCGTCCACGACGACGGGAGCGTCACTGCCGAAGTCTTCACCGACAACGTGACGCAAGCGGAGTTCGCCACGGCGTTGCAGTCGGCGAACGTCGATGCGTCCGAGGACGACATTCGCGACGGCGTCACCGAGCAGACTCGCAACGAGATGATCGGGACGCTCCAGACGAAGATCAACGAGGCCGGTCTCTCCGGCGGTTCGGTCTACGAGCAGACGACGCGAAGCAACAACTACATCGTCGTCGAAGTTCCCAACATGGACTCCGAGGAGCTTCGTTCACTGCTCTCCGAGCGCGGGGTCGTCGAAGTCGTCGCTTACTACCCGGACGAAAACGGGACGCAGACGAACGAGACGGTGTTGACCCAAGACCAACTTGCCAACGTCGACTCGCCCCGGCAGCCACAGGGGCCACAAGGGAGATCCCAGGGGTACATGGTCCCCATACAGGTGAGCGAGGAGGCCGCACCCGAGTTCCAGCGACAGATGGAAGAGTACGGCTTCCTCGATGAGGGGTATACGTCACAGGGCGCGTGTAACCTCCCCGAAGAGAACGGAAACATCAGATTCGACCACGAGGGACAACAGTACTGCCTGTTGACGGTCTCGGACGGTGAGGTCGTCGACGCCCACTCGATGGGGAGCCTCGCCGACGGGATGATCGCCGGCACCTGGGTTAACGATCCGACCTTCCAGATGGGTGCACCGAGCCAACAGGAGGCACAGTCGCTTTCGGTCAACCTCCGGGCCGGGAGTCTGCGTGCGCCGCTCGACCTGAGCCCCGAGAGCGCCCAGGTCTACTCGATCACGCCGAGCCACGCCGACCAGTTCAAGCAGTACTCGCTGCTGATCGGACTGCTCTCGGTGGTCACCGTCAGCGGCGTCGTCTACGCCCGATACACGGACACGCGCATCGCCCTCCCGATGATCGTCACGGCGCTGTCGGAGGTCGTGATCCTGCTCGGGTTTGCGGCGCTGATACGCATGCCGTTGGATCTCTCCCACGTCGCCGGGTTCATCGCCGTCGTCGGGACCGGGGTCGACGACCTCGTGATAATCGCCGACGAGGTGTTGGACGAAGGCGATGTCAGTTCGGAACGGGTCTTCCAGTCACGGTTCCGGAAGGCGTTCTGGGTCATCGGTGCCGCCGCGGCGACGACAATCGTCGCCCTCTCGCCGCTCGCGGTCCTGAGCCTCGGGGATCTGAAGGGCTTCGCCATCATCACCATCCTCGGCGTGCTTATCGGAGTGCTCATCACCCGACCCGCGTACGGTGACATCCTGCGACGGCTGCTGACCGACCGCTAA
- a CDS encoding acyltransferase, whose translation MTKRYVSLPEEAEAGMRKFIDEVDRRLSSDEDTCSVVEDVLIDLSGDRDAYERWQNGESVSPAERVRLQSYDPCNTTLESEYYAEKDEEQFRRSKHLQWLWRQFDSLPLADNIEFALRFRRMLADHLFEECGDNCRFFKGISFTYGHNITIGDNTVVHDDVHLDDRGKLTIGDRVSISDGVHVYSHDHDVVDQTEVRNYHTIVEDDVRLTYDAMVRAGCKVGENAIVGARGIVQNDIPAHHIAIGMPAKSVKIKPGWEDVATPIDDAGTNRQEQRHLAYDLPDDLEVFDEFQRDL comes from the coding sequence ATGACAAAGCGGTACGTGTCGCTCCCCGAGGAGGCGGAAGCGGGGATGCGCAAGTTCATCGACGAGGTCGATCGACGACTCTCGAGCGACGAGGACACCTGCTCGGTCGTCGAGGACGTCCTGATCGATCTCTCGGGTGACCGCGACGCCTATGAGCGCTGGCAGAACGGCGAGTCGGTCTCACCGGCCGAGCGCGTCCGCCTACAGAGCTACGATCCCTGTAACACGACCCTCGAGAGCGAGTACTACGCTGAGAAAGACGAGGAGCAGTTCCGTCGTTCGAAACACCTCCAGTGGCTCTGGCGACAGTTCGACAGCCTGCCGCTCGCGGACAACATCGAGTTCGCCCTGCGGTTCCGACGGATGCTCGCCGACCACCTCTTCGAGGAGTGTGGCGATAACTGTCGCTTCTTCAAGGGCATCTCGTTTACCTACGGCCACAACATCACGATCGGGGACAACACGGTCGTCCACGACGACGTCCACCTTGACGATCGCGGGAAACTCACGATCGGCGACCGCGTCTCGATCTCCGACGGCGTCCACGTCTACAGTCACGACCACGATGTCGTCGACCAGACCGAGGTCCGCAACTACCACACCATCGTTGAGGACGACGTCCGGCTCACCTACGACGCGATGGTCCGCGCCGGCTGCAAGGTCGGCGAAAACGCCATCGTCGGCGCGCGCGGCATCGTCCAAAACGACATCCCCGCCCACCACATCGCGATCGGGATGCCAGCGAAAAGCGTCAAGATCAAACCCGGCTGGGAAGACGTCGCCACACCGATCGACGACGCCGGTACCAACCGGCAGGAACAGCGTCACCTCGCATACGACCTCCCCGACGACCTCGAGGTCTTCGACGAGTTCCAGCGCGATCTGTAA
- a CDS encoding IS5 family transposase has protein sequence MTQISRFIGAVVPIAQNVTGDGDESAAPKGGGGFTDYALVSLHCLRIYLDTSYRMTIDLLKEMPQITGEIGLDTADLPAPSTLCKAFDRIEMSVCRVLLCQSAQLHDLSEHAAIDATFYERDRASRHYCQRTNYRVQTLKVTKLVDTATQAVLDLHCSTTLEGSDADLCEQIARRNAGDLRSLAADKGYDKQQLRERLRELDIRPLIKHRIFAPYDHAHNARIDEDRYAQRSMAETVNSAVKRSLGYAVRARSWYREFREISLMCVVYNIKRAVKQ, from the coding sequence ATGACCCAAATCTCCCGCTTCATTGGGGCAGTTGTGCCGATTGCTCAAAACGTTACTGGCGATGGAGACGAATCCGCCGCCCCGAAAGGTGGCGGCGGATTCACCGACTATGCCCTCGTTTCCCTGCATTGTCTGCGGATTTACCTCGATACGTCCTATCGAATGACGATCGATCTGCTGAAGGAAATGCCGCAAATAACAGGGGAGATCGGCCTTGATACGGCCGATCTCCCCGCACCATCTACGCTGTGTAAGGCGTTTGATCGGATCGAGATGAGCGTTTGTCGAGTGTTGCTGTGCCAGTCGGCGCAGCTACACGACCTCTCTGAGCACGCTGCGATCGACGCTACGTTCTATGAACGAGATCGTGCAAGCCGTCACTACTGTCAACGAACGAATTATCGCGTTCAGACGCTCAAAGTAACCAAACTCGTCGATACAGCAACGCAAGCTGTGCTTGATCTTCACTGCTCGACGACGTTAGAAGGCAGCGACGCAGATCTCTGTGAGCAGATCGCCCGCCGGAACGCGGGCGATCTGCGGTCTCTAGCCGCTGATAAGGGCTATGACAAGCAACAACTCCGCGAACGACTCCGTGAACTCGACATTCGCCCGCTGATCAAACACCGGATCTTCGCTCCGTACGATCACGCACACAACGCCCGCATTGATGAAGATCGGTACGCTCAGCGGTCAATGGCCGAAACCGTCAACTCAGCCGTCAAGCGCTCGCTCGGCTACGCCGTGCGAGCGCGTAGCTGGTATCGAGAGTTCCGTGAAATTTCTCTGATGTGTGTCGTCTACAACATCAAACGTGCCGTCAAACAGTGA
- a CDS encoding aldo/keto reductase, whose protein sequence is MQHSELGDSGVEVSEVGFGAWTVGTDWWGDRSDDDAIEMLQYAVEQGITYVDTGDVYGHGNSEELVGRALAEVRDEVTIATKVGYDFYDNPQAGHGELPKEMDPEYLRDAVHKSLDRLGIDSVDVLQLHNADVDEITPDVLELLDELEEEGLIEATGLALGPSIGWLAEGDLAIEEEFDSVQLVWNMLEQEVGDHFLETIERTGSSTSLIPRVPHSSGILNEQVTPETELGEGDHRGFRPEEWYETGWEKLEKLRFLERAERGSAANSSEQGSREHDGERTMSQASIAWLLSHEPVATVTPTFRTKDDIDEWAAASDVPKLTDEEMGRVAELYENDFDIDRDDGMDSLRSSVDGADIKSAGLDKLAAD, encoded by the coding sequence ATGCAACACAGCGAACTCGGCGACTCCGGAGTCGAGGTCAGCGAAGTCGGTTTCGGCGCGTGGACCGTCGGCACCGACTGGTGGGGCGACCGCTCGGACGACGACGCGATCGAGATGCTGCAGTACGCCGTCGAGCAGGGGATCACCTACGTCGACACGGGCGACGTCTACGGTCACGGCAACAGCGAGGAACTGGTCGGGCGGGCGCTCGCCGAGGTCCGCGACGAGGTCACCATCGCGACGAAGGTCGGCTACGACTTCTATGACAATCCCCAGGCCGGCCACGGCGAACTCCCCAAGGAGATGGATCCGGAGTACCTTCGAGACGCCGTCCACAAGAGTCTCGACCGCCTCGGCATCGACTCCGTCGACGTGCTCCAACTCCACAACGCGGACGTCGACGAGATCACGCCCGACGTGCTCGAACTGCTCGACGAACTCGAGGAGGAGGGCCTGATCGAGGCCACCGGCCTCGCGCTCGGTCCCTCGATCGGCTGGCTCGCGGAGGGCGATCTAGCGATCGAAGAGGAGTTCGATTCCGTCCAACTCGTCTGGAACATGCTCGAGCAGGAGGTCGGCGACCACTTCCTCGAGACGATCGAGCGAACGGGCTCATCGACGAGTCTGATCCCGCGTGTCCCTCACTCCTCGGGGATCCTCAACGAGCAGGTCACTCCCGAGACCGAACTCGGTGAGGGCGACCACCGCGGCTTCCGCCCCGAGGAATGGTACGAGACCGGCTGGGAGAAACTCGAGAAACTGCGATTCCTCGAGCGCGCGGAGCGTGGCTCCGCGGCTAACTCGAGCGAGCAGGGCTCGCGAGAGCACGACGGCGAACGAACGATGAGCCAGGCGTCGATCGCGTGGCTCCTCAGTCACGAGCCGGTCGCGACCGTGACGCCGACCTTCCGTACCAAAGACGACATCGACGAGTGGGCGGCCGCCAGCGACGTGCCGAAGCTCACCGACGAGGAGATGGGCCGCGTCGCGGAGCTGTACGAGAACGATTTTGACATCGACCGCGACGACGGAATGGACTCGCTGCGCTCGTCGGTCGACGGCGCGGACATCAAGTCGGCCGGCCTAGACAAGCTCGCAGCCGACTAA
- a CDS encoding winged helix-turn-helix domain-containing protein: MSEEPDVETIGTLLENPTVRTILTKTSKEPMSANTLSDHCDTSQPTVYRRLEDLRECDLLVERTKPDPDGGHHRTVYSTNLERITIELGDDELRLRIDRREDMADRFTNLIEGM, translated from the coding sequence GTGAGTGAGGAACCGGATGTCGAGACGATCGGGACCCTGCTAGAGAACCCGACAGTGCGAACGATCCTCACCAAGACGAGCAAGGAACCTATGTCAGCGAACACTCTGAGCGACCACTGCGACACGTCCCAACCCACGGTGTACCGGCGACTGGAAGACCTCCGCGAGTGTGATCTCCTCGTCGAACGGACGAAACCCGATCCGGACGGGGGCCACCACCGGACCGTCTACTCGACTAATCTCGAGCGAATCACGATCGAGCTAGGGGATGACGAATTGAGACTCCGTATCGACCGCCGCGAGGACATGGCGGACCGGTTCACGAACTTAATCGAGGGGATGTGA